In one Candidatus Zixiibacteriota bacterium genomic region, the following are encoded:
- a CDS encoding peptidoglycan DD-metalloendopeptidase family protein — MQVSDNIMKSLFLILITSILVPVLAVAGDYTWPLPASRELTSNFCAFRGGHYHAGIDIRTFGKTGYKVVAVDDGYLWRVGSNWWGYGNVVYLKLDNGNIAVYGHLSEFTPEVEKYVRAEQHKAGRYKVNLYPEKDLFRFKKGELIGKSGQSGAGAPHLHFEIRDANNNPLHPFRFYSSVRDTRKPRFEEITFRPLKGFGNVEGAHQGYSARLRYNRDRGVYTNAKIFRMYGEVGIEIKVADYINNHSRKFNVTDIKLYLDDTLRFHSRYDSLSFSTWNLVDLDYNHYQRIKNKHYYHNLYYPDGLKSGQFRAGSDCPTCRGLTLDSTLSPGLHDLKIVATDSHGNRAKAEVKIEILPVPKLRSVFEGRNNPANFDFFTHSSYLFPARSDYRIDLLKFDPDSVGFIKFARISSEQTNAGTILPLQNVIETLEPVTGDDGFQLVRIDFADKNGIFHRELLGYYPEFHSNYIDSKHLNQIDWIESVQFYSSHPEIVCDPAGFYDFIIQNDIGISFVQPLLSGDDRLKFALRLDRPIGSFLEGFHPVPNLLNDLVIRKAASESYIYHRGNSDAEYIREGFRIRIPKSIPSDLFFSVGHFTGSSSGPSLIIQPDDRLFIENISLGIKLPNTMSAEKTGLFTIDRKGNPGFATNDLDPDGYMMADFRSFGSFQLLTDTEPPRIYSIRPKNGSYTSYSRPKIRFRIKDELAGIGSDTLVTVTLDGRWQVCELDVDNDIAYVHLDRALTPGKHELVISARDNLGNLAVRKSLFRYQPSGN, encoded by the coding sequence ATGCAAGTATCGGATAATATTATGAAATCTTTGTTTTTGATACTGATAACGTCAATTTTAGTTCCAGTTTTAGCCGTTGCCGGCGACTATACCTGGCCACTTCCGGCTTCACGAGAACTTACCTCGAATTTCTGCGCCTTCCGGGGCGGGCATTACCATGCCGGGATAGATATCCGGACTTTCGGCAAAACCGGCTACAAGGTTGTGGCTGTCGACGATGGTTACCTGTGGCGGGTCGGCTCCAATTGGTGGGGCTATGGCAATGTCGTCTACCTCAAGCTCGATAACGGCAATATCGCTGTTTACGGCCACCTCTCTGAATTTACTCCTGAAGTGGAAAAATACGTTCGCGCAGAACAACATAAGGCCGGTCGCTACAAGGTCAACCTGTATCCTGAAAAAGATCTTTTCCGTTTCAAAAAAGGGGAGCTGATTGGCAAATCGGGACAATCGGGAGCAGGTGCACCTCACCTGCATTTCGAAATCCGCGATGCGAACAACAACCCCTTGCATCCCTTTCGGTTCTACTCTTCAGTCAGGGATACACGCAAACCCCGCTTCGAGGAGATCACCTTCAGGCCCCTCAAGGGCTTTGGAAATGTCGAGGGGGCGCATCAGGGCTATTCGGCCAGACTTCGTTACAATCGGGACAGAGGAGTGTACACAAATGCTAAAATCTTCCGGATGTACGGTGAAGTAGGTATAGAAATCAAGGTTGCCGATTATATAAACAACCACAGCCGAAAATTCAATGTAACCGATATTAAGCTCTATCTCGATGACACCCTGAGGTTTCACTCACGCTACGACAGCCTGTCATTCAGCACCTGGAACCTGGTCGACCTCGACTACAATCATTACCAGAGAATTAAAAACAAGCACTACTATCACAACCTGTACTATCCCGACGGCCTGAAATCAGGACAATTCCGTGCGGGTTCCGACTGTCCCACCTGCCGTGGACTTACCCTTGACAGCACGCTGTCCCCCGGCCTGCATGACCTTAAAATAGTTGCTACCGACTCTCACGGTAACCGGGCCAAGGCCGAGGTTAAAATCGAGATTCTGCCGGTTCCAAAGCTTCGTTCGGTTTTTGAAGGCCGCAATAATCCGGCAAATTTCGATTTTTTCACTCACAGCAGTTACTTGTTCCCTGCCCGCTCCGACTACCGGATCGATTTGCTCAAATTCGATCCCGACTCAGTCGGCTTCATCAAGTTTGCCCGTATCAGTTCCGAGCAGACAAATGCCGGTACGATTTTACCATTACAGAATGTTATCGAAACCCTGGAACCGGTAACCGGTGATGACGGTTTTCAGCTTGTGCGAATTGATTTTGCAGATAAAAATGGCATATTTCACCGCGAGCTCCTGGGCTATTACCCTGAATTCCATTCCAATTATATCGATTCCAAGCATCTGAATCAAATCGACTGGATCGAATCGGTGCAGTTTTACTCATCTCATCCGGAAATAGTCTGCGACCCGGCCGGGTTTTATGATTTCATTATTCAAAATGACATAGGGATATCGTTTGTTCAACCGCTTTTATCAGGCGATGACAGGTTGAAATTTGCGCTCAGGCTCGATCGCCCGATTGGATCGTTTCTGGAGGGATTCCATCCTGTTCCGAACCTCTTAAATGACCTTGTAATTCGTAAAGCGGCCTCCGAATCCTATATTTATCACCGGGGCAACAGCGATGCCGAATATATTCGTGAGGGTTTTCGGATCAGGATTCCGAAATCGATACCTTCCGACCTGTTTTTCTCGGTCGGGCACTTTACGGGAAGCAGCTCCGGCCCGTCACTGATTATTCAGCCCGACGATCGCCTGTTTATTGAAAATATCAGCCTCGGGATCAAACTACCGAATACCATGTCAGCGGAAAAAACTGGCTTGTTTACGATTGATCGCAAAGGCAATCCCGGTTTTGCTACAAACGATTTAGATCCTGATGGTTACATGATGGCTGATTTCAGGTCGTTTGGAAGTTTCCAGCTCTTGACAGACACTGAACCGCCGCGAATTTATTCAATTCGTCCCAAAAACGGAAGTTATACAAGCTATTCCAGGCCGAAAATCAGGTTCAGGATAAAAGATGAACTGGCGGGAATCGGCTCCGATACACTGGTAACTGTAACTCTGGATGGACGCTGGCAAGTCTGCGAACTCGATGTGGATAACGATATCGCCTATGTTCATCTCGATCGGGCACTCACTCCGGGCAAACATGAGCTTGTGATTTCAGCCCGGGATAACCTCGGCAATCTGGCGGTAAGAAAGTCGCTTTTTCGATATCAGCCGTCAGGAAATTAA